The following coding sequences lie in one Panicum virgatum strain AP13 chromosome 6N, P.virgatum_v5, whole genome shotgun sequence genomic window:
- the LOC120677686 gene encoding MLO-like protein 4 produces the protein MVGANAGVEPLVIRRQHRQRLRPHSRPPFKLCIHELMLLGIISLLLSQTSRFIFKICVPSSLFTSHFYMCSDSDCKDLLPDAGANQTALEKTMLGSHSMHVCTEGHEPFVLYEGLKQLHGFSFILGITHVVYSFVTVVLTMIKIYSWRKWETLAGPIAAQEI, from the exons ATGGTGGGCGCCAACGCAGGCGTAGAGCCGCTCGTGATCCGCCGGCAACACCGGCAGCGCCTGCGTCCGCACTCCCGGCCTCCCTTCAAGCTCTGCATTCATG AACTGATGCTGCTCGGCATCATCTCACTGCTGCTGAGCCAGACGTCGCGCTTCATATTCAAGATCTGCGTGCCCTCGTCGCTCTTCACCAGCCACTTCTACATGTGCTCGGACAGCGACTGCAAGGACCTTCTGCCGGACGCGGGCGCTAACCAGACGGCTCTGGAGAAGACCATGCTTGGCAGCCACTCGATGCACGTCTGCACCGAG GGCCATGAGCCTTTTGTTTTGTATGAGGGCCTCAAACAGCTGCATGGGTTTTCGTTCATCCTTGGTATCACTCATGTAGTGTACAGTTTTGTAACGGTGGTTCTTACCATGATCAAG ATATATAGCTGGAGAAAATGGGAGACACTAGCAGGTCCGATCGCTGCTCAGGAGATATGA